The window CGAATACGTTTACTGGTGGGTGGACGGAATCTATTTCAATGTCCGGTTGGACGATGAGCGGCAGTGTATTCTGGTGATTATTGGGGCGAAGGAAGACGGAACCAAAGAGCTGGTGTCGGTGGAAGATGGGTTTCGTGAGTCGAAGAAAGCTGGCAGTCGGTTCTGCGGGCATTAAAACGGCGTGGATTGGCGAAGGGCGAAGTTGGCGATTGGGGATGGTGCGTTGGGGTTCTGGGCGGCGTTGGCGGAGGAATTCCCCGGCACGAAGACCCAGCTTTGTTGGGTTCATAAAACAGTCAACGCGCTGGACAAGCTTCCGAAGAGTCTTCAAGGGAAAGGGAAGCAAATGATCCACGACATTTACCTGGCGCCGACGAAAGAGGAAGGACACGCCGCCTTTGACGCTTTCGTCAAAGAGTTCGAACTGAAATATCCGAAGGCGGTGGAAACGATCAACAGGAACCGGGAGAGTTTGCTCGTTCTACGATTTCCCGGCGGAACATTGGTTGTCGATTCGAAGCACGAACGTGATTGAGTCGACATTTGCAACGGTGCGGCTACAGACAAAGAGAACGAAGGGGTGCGGTTCACGGATCGCGACGTTGACGATGGTTTACAAGTTGGCGGAGTCGGCGCAGAAGCGGTGGCGGAAATTACGCGGATACAAAAAGTTGACGGCGGTGTGGAAAGGGATCCAATTCAAAGACGGGTTGAACTGGAAATGGCCGCCTAATTTACCACCGGATGGGATACGCTCCTCAAATCCCACCCACAACATTTGACAATATCTCCGTGAGGGGTTGTGGGAAAGGTTGGACCTCTTCGTTCCGTTTCAATCAAACTGTTGATGGGTGACCCCGATGTTATTTAACTCCTTTTCCTTTCTTTTCTTTTTCCCATCGTCACCTGTCTTTATTTCGGGTTGCCTCACCGATTTCGTTGGTTTCTACTGTTGGTGGCCAGCTGTTATTTTTATATGGCCTTCATTCCCGTTTATATCCTTATCCTTCTGCTCACCATCGTGACCGACTATTTAGCCGGTTTGTGGATTGAGAAATCCACCGGCCATGCCCGGAAGATAGGGTTGGTGGTCAGTGTCGTGATCACCGTCGCCATCTTGTTTTCGTTTAAATACTTCAATTTCGTGAACGACAATATCGGAGCGATCGCCCGGGCCTTTCATTGGAACTATTCCGTAGGAAACCTCAAACTTATTCTTCCCATCGGTCTCTCCTTTCACACGTTTCAAAGCCTGGCTTATGTTTTTGAGGTGTATCAGGGCCGCCAAAAAGCGGAGCGCCATTTCGGGATTTATTCCTTGTACGTGATGTTCTACCCCCAGCTCGTGGCGGGTCCCATCGAGAGACCGCAAAATCTCCTTCCGCAGTTTCGCCAGGAGCATCGTTTCGATTACCGCTTGGCCACGGATGGGCTGAAGCTGATGGCCTGGGGGTTCTTTAAGAAAATGGTCGTGGCCGACCGGCTGGCGCTTTTCGTGAAGCCCGTTTTCGACAACCCCACCCACCACGCGGGCGTTGCCCTGATGGTGGGGACGGTGTTCTTTGCCCTCCAAATCTATTGCGATTTTTCCGGTTACTCGGACATCGCCATCGGCTCGGCTCGCGTCATGGGGTTTCGGTTGATGAAAAACTTCGACCTTCCCTGCAGCGCCAGATCCGTCTCTGAATTTTGGAGGAGATGGCACATTTCTCTTTCCACTTGGTTCCGGGATTATGTTTATATTCCCCTGGGAGGAAACCGGTGTTCCACGGGGCGCTGGATGTTCAACCTGATGGTGACTTTTGTGATCAGCGGCTTGTGGCATGGCGCCAGTTGGAATTTTGTCGTTTGGGGTGGATTAAACGGCCTGGCCATCTTGGGTGAAACCGGGCTCAGAAAACCTTTGCGTTGGTTTTGCAATTTCTTCGGGCGGACCGTTGGCCGACCCTTCTCGCCTGCATAGAAAGGGCGGCAACTTTTACTTTCATCAATATGACATGGATTTTTTTCCGAGCCAAGACCTTAAGCGATTCGGTCTACATCGTCACCCACCTTTTCAACGGGCTCGGGAAATTTTTTAGTGATTTTACGACATACCTTCTGGCGAGAAATTTTCACCTCGGGTTGGAAATCAACAAGGGAATACGGGAGGCTTATCTGGTGGGCCAAAGTTCGGCGGAATGGCGCCGCGCCATCGTCGCCATTCTGGTTCTTCTCGGCGTTCAATTTCTGCAGGCGAGAGGAGGCCTCTTGTCTTTTTTAGCCCGCCAACCCGGTGTCGCGCGATGGGCCGCCTACTATGGCCTCGTGGCCGCCATCTTGGTTTACAGCGTTACCAACAGCGATCAATTCATTTATTTCCAATTCTAATGGAAAACGTTGAAACGCCGTCCTGTCCGGCTCCTTATCCCACATCGTTGGTTCGGCCCGTGACCGGGAGAACGTCGGTGCGGATATTCTGGGGCAAGGTATTTTTCATGGGGATATTGGTCGGCTTCACGGGGCTTATGCCTTTTTTTCCCCGGTTTACCACGCCGATCCGTTTTCCTTGGTCATCGATAAGGATCGTTTGTTGAAGGCTACCCCCTCTCCTCGGGTGATTTTTATCGGTGGAAGCGGTCTTTTCTCCGGTTTGGACGGCCATCGGGTGGAGGAACGGCTAAAAATGAACTCCGTTAACCTCGGCTTTTTTGCGGGGTTCGGCATCCTCCCCTATTTGGACCCCTTGGTCAACGAATTGAAATACCAGGATGTGGTGGTTCTGGTGCCGGAATACGGAGTGATGGCGAATGGGCTGGATGCCACCCCGCGGGCGCGGCCGTGGCTTCTCGCTCTGCACCCGAGTTTCGCGCTGAAGGCTGTTTATCCCAGAAACTTTGCGGGTTTATCCATGCTCTTGGAGGACGTTGTAACTTTGGTCCGCTCCAAAGTTGAATCCTTCCAAAAATTGGCATTCTGTTGGTCTTCACGTCCAGGATTTCGGAAGGCGGGCCGGGAGATGGACCTCAACGGAGATTTGACGGAATCCGGACAGTTTCATCGGGTTTCGGAAGGTTCTTTGCTGGGACGTGGAACGGAGATGCCCCGGCCCTTTCCCCTGGGGAACGCTTTGGCTCGATTGAACCGTTTTTATTCATGCGCTCTTGAAAAGGGCGCAGAAGTTTATTTTGCCTGGCCTGCGTATCCGGCGCCCGAGTTGAGCCGTAACGAATCTCAGATTAGGGAATTGGAAAAGGATTTTCGCCGGAACCTCCATATCCCGATCCTTGGGGCGCCGTCCGATTTTGCTTTCCCCTACCGTAACTTCACCAATACCGTGGACCATCTGGATGTCGAGGGCAAACGCCTTCGCACAGAGAGGCTTATTTCATTATTGGAAAAAAGAAGGGAATATCTTAAGCGGGTGCCATGAAAATAGCGATTGTTCATGATTTTCTGAATCAATACGGCGGGGCCGAGCGGACGTTGGATGCGATGCACGAGGCGTTTCCCGAAGCTCCGATTTTTACCTCGATTTTTCTTCCGGAAAACTTTCCCGCCTGTTTTTCGGAATGGGACGTGCGGACGTCGTTTATGCAGAGGTTGCCGTTTCTCAAAAACCATTTCAAGAAATATCTCCCTCTCTATCCATTGGTTTTCAGTCGGTTTGATTTGAAAGGTTTCGATGTGATTCTTTCGTCCAGTAGCGCCTTCGCCAAGGGGATTTCGGTTCCGGTGGGTGCACGGCATGTCTGTTATTGCTACTCGCCCATGCGGTTTGTCTGGGATCGGGACCGTTATCTAGAAAAGGAACCCATTCCGGTTTTTCTGAAACCCTTATTGTCCCTGGTTCTGGGGAGGTTGAAAAGTGGGATCTCAAAACGAATCTCGGGGTGGACCGGTTCATCGGGATTTCGCAACACATCCGAAAACGGATTTACACCTGTTATGGCAGGGAAGCGGATGTTCTCTACCCTCCGGTCGAGGTGGATTCTTTTGACTTTTCCACCGAACCGGGGGATTATTTTCTCGTGGTTTCCCGGTTGAACCCCCTACAAACGAATCGAACTCGCCATCGAGGCTTGTGGGCAAATGGGTCTCCCTTTAAAAATTGTAGGAAGGGACCCTTCGAGCCAACTCTTCGCCGCCTGGCAGGACCTCGAACGGAGTTCCTGGGTGGGGGTTTCCTTCCAGGAACTCAAGAAACTCTTGGTCGGAGCGCGGGCGTTTATCTTTCCAGGAGAAGAGGATTTTGGCATCGCCCCCGTGGAAGCCATGGCCGCCGGGCGGCCGGTGATCGCTTTGGCGGCAGGGGGCTCTCGAAACCGTCCTGGAGGGAGAAACGGGATTGTTCTTTGAGGTTCCCACGGTTCAAAGCCTGTCAGACGCCCTTCGCCGGTTTGAAGGCATGACGTTTGATCCGGCGCGGATTCGCCGCCAAGCCGAACGGTTCAATCGAGCGGCTTTTGTTCGCGGCATTCGTGGAATTGTCGAGCGAGTTTCTTCCGCTGCTCGTTAATTATTAGAATGATCCGATGCTTAAGACCTTGAAGCACAGGCTTTTCCTGAACCGCTCGGTTCTGTTCCTGGTCGATTTGTTATGCGTGGTGGCGGCGTTGAAGTTGGCCTATGCCGCGCGGTTCTACTGGGAATGGGGAGCGCGTTTGGTTCCGTCCATAAAGTGGCCATGCCGGAGTCTCTCTATTTTCCCCTACAGACGGCGGCGGTGATGATTTGGATGGCCGTATTTGTGATGAACGGGTTTTATCAGCGGATCAACCTCCCCTTCCTGGACGATGGCTTGAGGACCGCCCGGGGAGTGTTTGGGGCTGGGTCTTGGTGGTGGCGGGCGGATTCCTCTACCGCGGCACGGATTATTCCCGGATCGTCTCGGTTTTAAGCGGAACGTTTCTCTTCCTTTTGTGCTGACCAGCCGCCAGGCCGCGCAGTTTTTACCATCGGATTTTTCTGAAATGGGCGGGGCGCCACCGGGTTCTCGTCCTCGGTCAGGCCGACTTTGCGCTTCCATTCAGCGCGTCCTCGCCCATCCCGAATTGCAGGTCGAAGCCCGGCCCACGAGCGACCTTGCCATTTTTAGGGATTGGGTTCATGGCGATGGATTCCGTGAAGTCTACGTGGGGGATCCTGATTTGTCTCACTCCGACTTGGTCGCCATGGCCGAGATCAGCGAAGAAGCCGGTGTGATTTTTCGCATCGTTCCCGATATCTTGGAACTCCGCATGGGGGAGTTGATTTTGGATGAGTCCTTGGGGCTCCCGACGTTTCAAGTCAAATCGGTTTCTCTTCACGGATGGACCTATGTTTATAAAAGAACTTTTGACTTGTTTGTCTCGGTAGGCCTGCTGGTGGTCGGAGCGGTTCCGCTGGCGCTCTTGGCCATTCTCATCAAGTTGGATTCTCCCGGGCCGGTTTTCTTTCGGCAGGAGAGGGTGGGATACAAGGAAAAATTTTAAGATCTTCAAATTTCGATCCATGAGCACCGACGCGGAAGACCGTTTGGAGGAGTTGCGCCATTTAAATGAAAGACCCGGCCCTCTTTTTAAAATCAAGAAGGATCCCCGAATCACCCGGGTGGGCCGTTGGATTCGGCGATTGAGCGTGGACGAAATCCCGCAACTTTCAATGTCCTTGCGGGGACATGAGCCTGGTGGGACCCCGCCCTCAATTGCCCAAGGAAGCGGAATCCAACGACGAGTGGGCGCGGAAACGACTGAACGTGCTCCCGGGCATCTCCGGGCTCTGGCAGGTGAGCGGCCGGGCGCAACTGTCCTACGAGGAGATGATCGAACTCGACGTCTTTTACATCGAGCATTGGTCGCCCGGGTTGGACCTGAAGATTTTGCTGAAAACAATCCCCACGGTGTTTGGCCGGCAAGGAGCCTATTGATGCGGGTTTGGTGACCGGGGGCGGGGTTTATTGGGTCTCACGTGGTGGACGCTTATGTGGGGGCGGGGCACCGGGTGACGGTGGTGGACAACCTTTCCTCAGGAAAGAAGGCCAACCTCAATTCCGAGGCCCGGTTTGTCAAAGCGGATATTCAAGGTGCGGGATTGGTTCGCCTGTTTAGGAAAGAGAAATTCGATGTGGTGAATCATCATGCGGCCCAGATGGATGTTCGGCGGAGCGTGGCGGACCCGTTGTTCGATGCGCGGGTGAACGTGTTGGGGCTTTTTGAATCTTTTGGAATTGTCGCGGGCCCATGGGGTTAAGAAATTTATTTTCGCGGCATCGGGCGGGACTTATTATGGGGAGTGCCGTCGTCCGGCGATCGAAAGCGATCCGCCCGGCCGCTTTCTCCCTACGGGGTCACGAAATTGGCGGGGAACATTACCTGCGGACCTATCGCGCCCTGCACGGATTGCCGTTCACCGTTTTGCGATATGGCAACGTTTATGGGCCTCGGCAGGATCCCCATGGGGAGGCGGGGGTGGTGGCGATATTTTGCAATCGGTTGCTGGCGGGGGAGCCGGCGTTCGTTTACGGGAACGGGCGACAAATGAGAGACTACGTTTATGTGGGCGACGTGGTTCGCGCCAACGTGGCGGCGCTCTCCAAGGGGGAAGGGGAATCTATTAATATCGGAACCGGGAAGCCCACCGACGTTCATCGGTTGTTTGAAATCTTGAGCTCTTGCCATCCGGGGCCCTCGACGTTTGAACCAAAACCCGCCCGGGCGGGGGAACTCTTTCGAAGCGTTTTGAATATCTCCAAAGCGGCGCGGGTGTTGGGTTGGAAACCGACGGTGGGGTTGGCTGACGGATTGGCCAAGACCTATGCGCATATCCGGTCGGTGGGTAAACCGATAGATTGAATTATTAAACATAATGTTTAATAATTAGACATATGAAAAGAGCCTACGAGCGGCTTCTTTTGGATCGCCTCAAACAGTTCCCTTGCGTGGCGGTGCTCGGGCCGCGGCAGTGCGGAAAAACCACCCTCCTAGGTCTGCGAAGCCGTGGCGGCGGTTCGACTTGGAACGGTCGGCCGATTTCGAGGTGATCTCCCGCGATCCGGACCTTTTCTTTCGGCTGAATCCCCGGCAGGTGGCCTTGGATGAGGCTCAGGTTCATCCGCCGGTTTTTAGCGCGTTGCGCGTGGCCATTGACGAGCACCGAAGGGGCGGGGCGGTTTGTTATAACGGGGTCCAGCTCTCCCGCGCTCGTTCGTAATGTTTCGGAAACTCTGGCCGGGCGCGTGGCGATCATTGAGATGGCGCCCCTCTCCTGCCTGGAGGCCTATGGAGGGCAACGGCCGCCATTGGCTTCGTTGTTGAAGGGTGGGAAGGTCACGGCACAAGATTTCGAATCTCTGAAGCCCCGGCTCACCCTTTCGCAAATTCACTCCTATTGGTTAAAGGGGGTATCCCGAGCCGTGGGTGAGACGCGGGGCGGCCTTTCGGACGGCTTGGATGGAAAATTATTTTCAGACCTATATTCAACGGGATGTGGCGCGGCTATTTCCGGGATTGAACCAGGCCAAATTTCGACTGTTTTCTCAACAGTTGGCGGGATTTTCGGGGTCGATCGTGAACTGTGCCGACTTGGGGCGGGCGCTGGGCATCTCTTCCGTGACGGCCCAGGAGTATTTGGGGATTGCGGAAGGTTCTTATCTTTGGCGAAATCTCCCGCTTATGGCAAGGCCTCTCCGCCGCCTGGTGAAGCATCCGAAAGGCTTCCTTCGAGACACGGGCATTCTCCATCACTTCATTCGGGTGAATGATCTCGCTTCGCTCATGGCCCATCCTCGAATGGGAGCCTCTTGGGAGGGGCTCGTCACTGAAGAACTTCTTCGCGGGCTGGCCATGGAGGGGGTTCCCCATGAAGCGTATTATTACCGAACCTACGCGGGGGGGGAGGTGGACCTCGTTTTGGAGGGAAACTTCGGAACCGTTCCCATTGAGATCAAGCACGCCCAGACATTGACCCATTACGACCTGCGATCTCTCACCGACTTCATTCAGGAGCGAAAATGTGACTGGGGCCTCGTGGTGCACAACGGCGCCGAGGTTCGGCGGTTGACGGATCGCATTGTTTCCACCCCGTTCGCGTGTTTGTGACCTCGTTATGAAGGGAAAGATCGGGGGCGGAAGACCGGCGGGGCGGCGGTTTTTCTGGATCGGGACGGGACGGTGAATGTCGAAAAAGACTATGTGTATCAGCGCGGATTGGGAATGGATTCCGGGGGCCGTGGACGGGATGGGGAAAATGGCGGGGCTGGGGTTCCGGCTGGTGGTGGTGTCGAACCAATCGGGGGTGGCGCGGGGGTATTACGGGGCGGCGGATGTTCGCGCCCTGCATGCCCAGGTGGCCGAAGATCTTCACGGCTTGGGCGTTGAGATCGCCGGATTTTACTTTTGCCCCATGGGCCCGGCGATGGGTGCAGTGCCGAAAACCGCGGCCAGGTTTGATCTTAAGGGCGGAAAGGATTTGAAGATCGACCTCTCCCGTTCTTTTATGGTGGGGGATAAATTGATCGACGTTCAGGCGGCCCAATCCGCCGGAGTTCAGCCCATCCTGGTTGGGACGGGCTATGGGGTGAAGGAAAAGGCCGGACTTCCGAAAGGAATTCCTTTCGTAGAGGATTTGCTGGGCGCCGCCCGATGGATGGAGGGGTTATGAAAGCTCTTATTCTGCTGGGAGGGTTGGGAACACGCTTGAGGCCCTTGACGGTGGATCGGCCTAAGCCGCTCTTGCCGATTTTGAACCGGCCCTTTATTGCCTACCAGATCGACCTCTTGAAAAAGTTTGGGGTGCGGGAAGTGGTGTTGGGGTTGGGGCACAAGGCGACCGCCTTTCGACGGCAGTTGGGGACAGGCAAGGAGTGGGGCGTGAAGTTCATTTACTCTTTGGAGAAAGAGCCTCTGGGGACGGGGGGCGCCATTCGCCACGCTCTGGACCATTTGAACGGGCCGGCGTTCATTTTGAACGGCGATGTGTTGAGCGATTTCGACCTGAAAGCCCTGGCCGAGACCCACCGGAAGGCCAAGGCCGACGCCACGCTGGCCTTAGGTGGCCGTGGACAATCCCGCGGCCTACGGGTTGGTAGAAAGCGACGCGCAGGCCTGATCCGGCGGTTTTGGAGAAACCCCGGCGACGGAAACCGCGGAGGTTCATGAAAAGGCGCGGGTGAACGCGGGATATTAGTTGTTTGAGCCCCGGGTGGTGGAACGGATCCCCTGGGGCGGCGGTTTCCATTGAGCGGGAAATATTTCCCGCCTTGCTGGGAAGGCTTTCGCGTGGCCGGTTTTTCCACCGGGGCTACTGGTCCGACATCGGGACCCTGAAAACCTATTGGCGCACCCACGCGGACCTGCAGGAGATGGGCCTGTGGCCTCCGGGACGCGTTCCCGAGGGGATGCATCTGGGGCAGGGCG of the Elusimicrobiota bacterium genome contains:
- a CDS encoding nucleotidyltransferase family protein — protein: MKALILLGGLGTRLRPLTVDRPKPLLPILNRPFIAYQIDLLKKFGVREVVLGLGHKATAFRRQLGTGKEWGVKFIYSLEKEPLGTGGAIRHALDHLNGPAFILNGDVLSDFDLKALAETHRKAKADATLALGGRGQSRGLRVGRKRRAGLIRRFWRNPGDGNRGGS
- a CDS encoding sugar transferase — translated: MSLVGPRPQLPKEAESNDEWARKRLNVLPGISGLWQVSGRAQLSYEEMIELDVFYIEHWSPGLDLKILLKTIPTVFGRQGAY
- a CDS encoding sugar transferase, which gives rise to MLTSRQAAQFLPSDFSEMGGAPPGSRPRSGRLCASIQRVLAHPELQVEARPTSDLAIFRDWVHGDGFREVYVGDPDLSHSDLVAMAEISEEAGVIFRIVPDILELRMGELILDESLGLPTFQVKSVSLHGWTYVYKRTFDLFVSVGLLVVGAVPLALLAILIKLDSPGPVFFRQERVGYKEKF
- a CDS encoding DUF4143 domain-containing protein; the protein is MRRGAAFRTAWMENYFQTYIQRDVARLFPGLNQAKFRLFSQQLAGFSGSIVNCADLGRALGISSVTAQEYLGIAEGSYLWRNLPLMARPLRRLVKHPKGFLRDTGILHHFIRVNDLASLMAHPRMGASWEGLVTEELLRGLAMEGVPHEAYYYRTYAGGEVDLVLEGNFGTVPIEIKHAQTLTHYDLRSLTDFIQERKCDWGLVVHNGAEVRRLTDRIVSTPFACL
- a CDS encoding HAD-IIIA family hydrolase; this encodes MSKKTMCISADWEWIPGAVDGMGKMAGLGFRLVVVSNQSGVARGYYGAADVRALHAQVAEDLHGLGVEIAGFYFCPMGPAMGAVPKTAARFDLKGGKDLKIDLSRSFMVGDKLIDVQAAQSAGVQPILVGTGYGVKEKAGLPKGIPFVEDLLGAARWMEGL
- a CDS encoding glycosyltransferase, which produces MGLPLKIVGRDPSSQLFAAWQDLERSSWVGVSFQELKKLLVGARAFIFPGEEDFGIAPVEAMAAGRPVIALAAGGSRNRPGGRNGIVL